Proteins encoded together in one Falco biarmicus isolate bFalBia1 chromosome 4, bFalBia1.pri, whole genome shotgun sequence window:
- the POLR1F gene encoding DNA-directed RNA polymerase I subunit RPA43, with the protein MAAAGEPAPSAPPLPAAAVPSFAVARGLVGRRYSCLVVAPHRRHVALAPRYLGRKRSGIRAQLDAELLRYSESLQGVPLAYDNIKVVGELGDINDEKGFIHLNVEADFVIFSPKKGKKLVGVINKVAPSHIGCLIHGCFNASIPKPEQMSAAQWQELGLKTGDELKFQVLHLDSDAAGVFFIRGGLTKSSMKPKQSETITGSANGDEFQNLDYQENGFNDSGGGNITEEPLGETDNTGRENTEEQSVGAVNGLCDDKKKKKKKKKCKQEEQGLVLPTSDSSGYQSDHKQSKKKKRKHCNDVEESKLSQLSKEPKAKKKRD; encoded by the exons ATGGCCGCGGCAGGGGAGCCTGCGCCGtccgccccgccgctgcccgccgccgcggtGCCCTCCTTCGCCGTGGCCCGCGGCCTGGTGGGGCGCCGCTACTCCTGCCTGGTGGTGGCGCCGCACCGCCGGCACGTCGCCCTGGCGCCGCGCTACCTGGGCCGCAAGCGCAGCGGCATCCGCGCCCAGCTCGACGCCGAGCTCCTGCGCTACTCGGAGAG ccTTCAGGGCGTGCCGCTGGCGTACGACAACATCAAGGTGGTGGGCGAGCTGGGGGACATTAACGACGAAAAGGGGTTCATCCACCTGAACGTCGAGGCGGATTTCGTCATCTTCAGCcccaagaaggggaaaaagctgGTG GGTGTAATTAATAAAGTGGCCCCTAGTCATATTGGCTGCCTGATACATGGATGCTTCAACGCTTCTATCCCTAAACCTGAACAAATGTCAGCTGCACAATGGCAAGAGCTGGGGTTAAAAACAGGGGATGAACTGAAGTTTCAAGTATTGCACTTGGATTCTGATGCAGCTGGGGTGTTTTTCATTCGAGGAGGACTTACTAAAAGCAG CATGAAGCCCAAACAATCTGAGACTATCACTGGCAGTGCAAATGGAGATGAATTTCAAAATCTTGACTACCAGGAGAATGGCTTCAATGACTCTGGGGGAGGTAACATCACAGAGGAGCCTCTAGGTGAGACAGATAACACTGGGAGAGAGAACACAGAAGAGCAAAGTGTTGGTGCTGTGAATGGATTATGTGAtgataaaaagaagaagaagaaaaagaaaaagtgtaagCAAGAAGAACAGGGACTTGTATTGCCTACTAGTGACTCCAGTGGTTACCAAAGTGACCATAAAcagtcaaagaaaaagaaaagaaagcattgtAATGATGTTGAAGAAAGTAAATTATCTCAGCTGTCAAAAGAACCcaaagctaaaaagaaaagggactGA